A genome region from Frankineae bacterium MT45 includes the following:
- a CDS encoding small conductance mechanosensitive channel, whose translation MAKWATVYPQVLAESRLLEDHADVLIARPLKILAIILIAVVLRRIAHRFVDRITNSVSQGSVPRILNPLKERVSQNGFLESAGLVSERRRQRSAAIGSVLNSITSFVILTVSVLLILDELGINMAPFIAGTSIIGVAIGFGAQNVVKDFLAGIFMILEDQYGVGDVIDFEKATGVVEAVGLRTTQLRDVHGTVWYVRNGEVVRVGNQSQGFAEVVLDIPIAASAQIQPASNAMMQAAEQMYDDQEWADVFLGQPQLQGVESFTRDETVIRMVARVRPLQQWRTARELRRRIKSNFDELELALAPRGIDAGGETG comes from the coding sequence ATGGCAAAGTGGGCAACTGTGTATCCGCAGGTGCTAGCCGAGTCACGTCTGCTCGAAGACCACGCCGACGTCCTGATCGCGCGGCCACTGAAGATCCTGGCGATCATTCTGATCGCCGTGGTACTGCGCCGGATCGCCCACCGTTTCGTCGATCGCATCACCAATTCGGTGAGCCAGGGTTCAGTGCCGCGCATCCTCAACCCGCTCAAGGAGCGGGTCAGCCAGAACGGATTCCTGGAGTCGGCGGGCCTGGTATCCGAGCGGCGCCGGCAGCGGTCGGCGGCCATCGGGTCGGTGCTGAACAGCATCACCTCGTTCGTCATCTTGACGGTGAGCGTGCTGCTCATCCTCGACGAGCTCGGCATCAACATGGCGCCCTTCATCGCCGGGACGTCGATCATCGGAGTGGCCATCGGCTTCGGAGCCCAGAACGTCGTCAAGGACTTTCTGGCCGGGATCTTCATGATCCTGGAGGATCAGTACGGCGTCGGCGACGTCATCGACTTCGAGAAGGCGACCGGAGTGGTCGAGGCGGTCGGCCTGCGCACCACCCAGCTGCGAGACGTCCACGGCACAGTCTGGTACGTCCGTAACGGCGAGGTGGTCCGGGTCGGCAACCAGAGCCAGGGCTTCGCCGAAGTGGTGCTGGATATCCCGATCGCTGCGTCCGCCCAGATCCAGCCGGCCTCGAACGCCATGATGCAGGCCGCCGAGCAGATGTATGACGATCAGGAATGGGCCGACGTCTTCCTGGGGCAGCCCCAGTTGCAGGGCGTCGAGTCCTTCACCCGCGACGAGACGGTGATCCGGATGGTCGCCCGGGTCCGCCCGCTGCAGCAGTGGCGCACCGCCCGTGAGCTCCGGCGGCGCATCAAGTCGAACTTCGACGAGCTCGAACTCGCCCTCGCGCCGCGGGGGATCGACGCCGGTGGCGAGACCGGATGA
- a CDS encoding aminopeptidase N, whose amino-acid sequence MAVPNLTRDDARVRAALLEVESYDIDLDLTDGHGKPTETTFTARTTVRFSAQASGRSTFLDVVAQSIESATLNGEPVDVSDYEQERGIVLENLALENTVVIESTMLYTNTGEGMHRFVDPVDGEVYLYTQFEASDAKRVYACFDQPDLKATFTFHVTAPQSWEVISNSPVTSTTDDGSQKTLHFATTVRMSPYITAIVAGPYYHVHQTHDGIELGLYCRKGFAEYLEPEENFETTRQGFDWYHANFGVRYPFGKYDQLFVPEFNAGAMENAGCVTFNEIYLFRGKVTEARRERRGSTILHEMAHMWFGDLVTMRWFDDLWLNESFATYASALSQANGTRWTDAWTTFANVEKTWAYRQDQLPSTHPIAADAPDVQTAETNFDGITYAKGASVLKQLAAYVGVEDFLAALRDYFTEHAYANTTLSDLLRALEKTSGRDLSTWSTSWLETTGINTIRPEFTLDSAGHYASFELVQEAPRQVATTNVVRPHRLAIGLYNHDPATSSLVRTGRVELDLDAERTPVEELVGVSQPDLLMVNDDDLTYCKARLDERSIKTLTTGGIAELTESLPRALAWSSVWDMTRDAEVPARDYIALVVAGAAAESNVGLLQSITRQALRALEIYADPSWAPAGYQALAEESLRALHASEPGSDHQLAWVHAFLGSARSPEHAEIIKQLSTGAYVVEGLAVDNELRWSIVQALASRGLIDGDGIAAELERDPSDAGHRHADTARALIPTPEAKAAAWRIAIEDGGVSNFVQKAAVAGFGTSIHSELLTGYVEKYFDVISDVWSNRSGELAQTAVVGLFPLWSSTANETTLAAADAFLARTDLPTALRRLVSEGQADILRSLAARKRDAEAGAA is encoded by the coding sequence GTGGCCGTACCCAACCTGACCCGAGACGACGCCCGAGTTCGAGCCGCCCTCCTGGAGGTTGAGTCCTACGACATCGACCTCGATCTCACCGACGGGCACGGTAAGCCGACCGAGACGACCTTCACCGCCCGGACAACGGTGCGTTTCAGCGCCCAGGCGTCTGGTCGCTCAACGTTTCTCGACGTCGTTGCCCAGAGCATCGAATCGGCAACCCTCAACGGCGAACCGGTGGACGTCTCCGACTACGAGCAGGAGCGCGGCATCGTGCTCGAGAACCTGGCGTTGGAGAACACCGTCGTCATCGAGTCGACGATGCTCTACACGAACACCGGCGAAGGCATGCATCGCTTCGTCGACCCGGTCGACGGCGAGGTGTACCTGTACACCCAGTTCGAAGCCTCGGACGCCAAGCGCGTCTACGCCTGCTTCGACCAGCCCGACCTGAAGGCCACCTTCACCTTTCACGTCACCGCGCCCCAGTCGTGGGAGGTCATCTCCAACTCACCCGTCACCAGCACCACCGACGACGGCTCGCAGAAGACGCTGCACTTCGCCACCACTGTGCGTATGAGTCCGTACATCACCGCGATCGTGGCCGGGCCGTACTACCACGTCCACCAGACGCACGACGGCATCGAGCTCGGCCTCTACTGCCGCAAGGGGTTCGCCGAATACCTCGAACCGGAGGAGAACTTCGAGACGACCAGGCAGGGATTCGACTGGTATCACGCCAACTTCGGCGTCCGCTACCCGTTCGGGAAGTACGACCAGCTCTTCGTCCCGGAGTTCAACGCCGGCGCCATGGAGAACGCCGGATGCGTGACCTTCAACGAGATCTACCTCTTCCGGGGGAAGGTCACCGAGGCCCGCCGCGAGCGTCGCGGCAGCACGATCCTGCACGAGATGGCGCACATGTGGTTCGGTGACCTGGTCACCATGCGCTGGTTCGACGATCTCTGGCTCAACGAATCCTTCGCGACCTACGCCAGTGCACTCTCGCAGGCGAACGGGACCCGCTGGACCGACGCCTGGACCACCTTCGCCAACGTCGAGAAGACCTGGGCCTACCGGCAGGATCAGCTCCCGTCGACGCACCCGATCGCGGCCGACGCCCCCGACGTCCAGACGGCCGAGACGAACTTCGACGGCATCACCTACGCCAAGGGGGCCAGCGTCCTGAAGCAGCTGGCCGCCTACGTCGGCGTCGAGGACTTCCTCGCCGCGCTGCGCGACTACTTCACCGAACATGCCTACGCCAACACGACCCTCAGCGACCTGCTGCGGGCCCTGGAGAAGACCTCCGGGCGCGACCTCAGCACTTGGTCGACGAGCTGGCTGGAGACGACCGGCATCAACACGATTCGCCCGGAATTCACGCTGGATTCGGCTGGGCACTACGCCAGTTTCGAGCTGGTGCAGGAGGCGCCGCGGCAGGTCGCGACGACCAACGTCGTCCGCCCGCACCGGCTGGCGATCGGCCTTTACAACCACGACCCGGCGACCTCGTCGCTGGTGCGCACTGGCCGCGTCGAACTCGACCTCGACGCCGAGCGCACGCCGGTGGAGGAGCTCGTCGGAGTCAGTCAGCCGGACCTGCTGATGGTCAACGACGACGACCTCACCTACTGCAAGGCGCGCCTGGACGAGCGCAGCATCAAGACCCTGACCACCGGCGGAATCGCCGAGCTGACGGAGTCGCTGCCCCGCGCACTGGCCTGGTCCTCTGTGTGGGACATGACCCGCGACGCCGAGGTTCCGGCCCGCGACTACATCGCCCTGGTCGTGGCCGGCGCGGCCGCCGAGAGCAATGTCGGGCTGCTCCAGTCGATCACTCGACAGGCCCTGCGCGCGCTGGAGATCTACGCCGACCCGAGCTGGGCGCCGGCCGGCTACCAGGCACTGGCCGAGGAGTCACTGCGGGCACTGCACGCGAGTGAGCCGGGGTCAGACCACCAACTGGCCTGGGTGCACGCCTTCCTCGGCTCGGCCCGCAGCCCCGAACATGCCGAGATAATCAAGCAGTTGAGCACCGGGGCGTACGTCGTCGAGGGCCTGGCCGTCGACAACGAACTGCGCTGGTCGATCGTGCAGGCGCTGGCCTCCCGCGGCCTGATCGACGGTGACGGCATCGCCGCCGAACTAGAGCGGGACCCCTCCGACGCCGGGCACCGGCACGCCGACACCGCACGTGCCCTCATCCCGACGCCGGAGGCCAAGGCGGCGGCCTGGCGGATCGCGATCGAGGACGGCGGGGTCTCGAACTTCGTACAGAAGGCCGCGGTCGCCGGTTTCGGCACCTCGATCCATTCCGAGCTCCTCACCGGGTACGTCGAGAAGTACTTCGACGTCATCTCCGACGTCTGGAGCAACCGCAGTGGTGAGCTGGCCCAGACGGCGGTGGTCGGGCTCTTCCCACTCTGGTCCTCCACGGCCAACGAGACGACGCTGGCCGCGGCCGACGCGTTCCTGGCCCGCACCGACCTCCCCACCGCGCTGCGGCGCCTGGTCAGCGAGGGGCAGGCCGACATTCTCCGATCGCTGGCCGCCCGCAAGCGCGACGCCGAGGCCGGGGCGGCCTAA
- a CDS encoding alpha-glucosidase: MVDISDAMVGPEWWRSAVFYQIYPKSFADGNGDGIGDIPGVTERLDYLKLLGIDAIWLSPFYTSPMADGGYDVANPCDVDPIFGTLADFDTMLAAAHERDIRVTVDIVPNHFSDQHPWFQAALQAAPGSPERERFIFRDGHGADGELPPNNWPSVFGGPAWHRVTEANGEPGQWYLHIFAPEQPDLNWLNPEVGDEFERIMRFWLDRGVDGFRVDVAHSMAKPDGLPDMNLTTLGALSEAMPALDDPRWDDDAVHDIHRRFRRTLDSYSGQRMAVGEAWVPNPERLALYVREDELNLTFNFELIEAKWGLESFTQAITDSLKSLAAVGAPCSWVLSNHDVVRHTTRYGGGAIGSARGRAAALIQLALPGAVYLYNGDELGLENVDLPDEVLQDPTWKRSGYTERGRDGERVPLPWEGANPPFGFSSGETSWLPMPASWESVTVERQLESADSTLSLYRQALQLRAATPAIHGADFNWIGAPEGCLAFSRGDDFVVAVNFSELDAVLPPGEVLLASAPLDAAGVLPANTAVWLKAESPLA; encoded by the coding sequence GTGGTCGATATCAGCGACGCAATGGTCGGGCCGGAATGGTGGCGCAGCGCCGTCTTCTACCAGATCTATCCGAAGAGCTTCGCCGACGGTAACGGCGACGGGATTGGCGACATCCCGGGAGTCACCGAGCGTCTGGACTACCTCAAGCTGCTCGGCATCGACGCGATCTGGCTGAGCCCCTTCTACACCTCGCCGATGGCCGACGGGGGCTACGACGTCGCCAACCCGTGCGACGTGGACCCCATCTTCGGTACCTTGGCCGACTTCGACACCATGCTGGCCGCGGCCCACGAGCGCGACATCCGGGTCACCGTCGACATCGTGCCGAACCACTTCTCCGACCAGCATCCGTGGTTCCAGGCGGCGTTGCAGGCCGCCCCGGGCAGCCCCGAGCGCGAGCGGTTCATCTTCCGCGACGGCCATGGCGCCGACGGCGAACTCCCGCCGAACAACTGGCCGTCGGTCTTCGGCGGGCCGGCCTGGCACCGGGTCACCGAGGCGAACGGCGAACCCGGACAGTGGTACCTGCACATCTTCGCGCCGGAGCAGCCGGACCTGAACTGGCTCAACCCCGAGGTCGGCGACGAGTTCGAGCGGATCATGCGCTTCTGGCTCGACCGGGGCGTCGACGGATTCCGCGTCGACGTTGCGCACAGCATGGCCAAGCCCGACGGCCTGCCCGACATGAATCTGACGACCCTGGGCGCACTCAGCGAGGCGATGCCCGCGCTGGATGACCCGCGCTGGGACGACGACGCGGTGCACGACATCCACCGCCGGTTCCGCCGCACGCTCGACTCCTACAGCGGCCAGCGGATGGCGGTCGGCGAGGCCTGGGTGCCCAATCCGGAGCGCCTTGCCCTCTACGTCCGGGAAGACGAACTCAACCTCACCTTCAACTTTGAACTCATCGAAGCGAAGTGGGGGCTGGAATCCTTCACCCAGGCCATCACTGACTCGCTCAAGTCGCTGGCGGCGGTCGGGGCACCCTGCAGCTGGGTCCTGTCTAACCACGACGTCGTCCGCCACACCACTCGCTACGGCGGCGGGGCGATCGGCTCGGCCCGCGGCCGGGCGGCGGCGCTCATCCAGCTGGCACTGCCCGGGGCGGTCTACCTCTACAACGGTGACGAGCTCGGCTTGGAGAACGTCGACCTCCCGGACGAGGTCCTGCAGGATCCGACGTGGAAGCGCAGCGGCTACACAGAGCGAGGGCGCGACGGTGAGCGGGTGCCGCTGCCTTGGGAGGGGGCGAACCCGCCGTTCGGCTTCAGCTCGGGTGAGACCAGCTGGCTACCCATGCCGGCCTCCTGGGAATCGGTGACCGTTGAGCGGCAGCTGGAGAGTGCTGACTCGACGCTCTCCCTCTACCGGCAGGCCCTGCAGCTGCGGGCGGCGACGCCGGCCATTCACGGCGCTGACTTCAACTGGATCGGCGCGCCCGAGGGGTGCCTCGCCTTCAGTCGCGGTGATGACTTCGTGGTGGCGGTCAACTTCTCGGAACTGGATGCCGTCCTGCCGCCGGGCGAGGTGCTGCTCGCCTCGGCGCCGCTCGACGCCGCCGGTGTTCTTCCGGCGAACACGGCCGTATGGCTCAAGGCCGAGAGCCCACTCGCATAG
- a CDS encoding BFD-like [2Fe-2S] binding domain-containing protein, translating into MVRPERVAPPFCFPRLYELVTLDWSGMPNLGMVSLTSLVDTIWPVATRLEVRSLFACICHAVTEDQIGHAIDSGAGSIEAVGLQTGAGTGCGTCHDRIDELIELRCGSCPLAALQVA; encoded by the coding sequence GTGGTGCGGCCCGAGAGGGTCGCACCACCGTTCTGTTTTCCGCGGCTGTATGAGTTGGTCACACTCGACTGGTCAGGGATGCCTAACCTAGGTATGGTTAGCCTAACTTCGCTCGTCGACACTATTTGGCCCGTCGCAACCCGTCTGGAGGTCCGCTCGTTGTTCGCCTGCATCTGTCACGCCGTCACCGAGGACCAGATCGGCCACGCGATCGACTCGGGCGCCGGCTCGATCGAGGCGGTGGGCCTGCAGACCGGCGCCGGTACCGGCTGCGGCACCTGCCATGACCGGATCGATGAGCTGATTGAACTTCGCTGCGGGAGCTGCCCGCTGGCTGCACTCCAGGTCGCCTGA
- a CDS encoding hemoglobin: MSRNASLYDAIGGEETFRRLVDTFYAGVATDPPLRALYPEDDLAPAAERLRLFLIQYWGGPATYQAERGHPRLRMRHAPFAIGVAQRDAWLRHMKSALDSLDLPPTYHDTLWEYLSGAADALRNTPG, translated from the coding sequence ATGAGCCGCAATGCGAGCCTCTACGACGCCATCGGCGGCGAGGAGACGTTCCGCCGTCTCGTCGACACCTTCTACGCCGGCGTGGCGACGGATCCGCCGCTGCGGGCGCTCTACCCGGAGGACGACCTGGCGCCCGCGGCCGAGCGGCTGCGCCTCTTCCTGATCCAGTACTGGGGAGGCCCGGCTACCTACCAGGCAGAGCGAGGGCATCCCCGCCTGCGGATGCGGCACGCGCCGTTCGCGATCGGGGTCGCCCAGCGCGATGCCTGGCTGCGGCACATGAAGTCGGCCCTGGACTCGCTGGACCTCCCGCCGACCTACCACGACACGCTCTGGGAGTACCTCAGCGGCGCCGCCGACGCGCTCCGCAATACTCCCGGCTAG
- a CDS encoding bacterioferritin: MRGDQRVIEYLNEQLTAELTAINQYFLHAKMQENFGWTKLARYTKSESIDEMRHAEILTDRILFLDGLPNYQRLFPIRIGHTLKEMFESDMAVEAEAIDRLRQGAEYMRSVSDITSAKLFETILADEEHHIDYLETQLALLEKLGEQLYIAQLVEQPSS, encoded by the coding sequence ATGCGCGGAGACCAGCGAGTAATCGAGTATCTGAACGAGCAGTTGACGGCGGAGCTCACCGCGATCAATCAGTACTTCCTGCACGCGAAGATGCAGGAGAACTTCGGTTGGACGAAGCTGGCCCGCTACACGAAGTCCGAGTCGATCGACGAGATGCGTCACGCCGAGATCCTCACCGACCGCATCCTCTTCCTGGACGGGCTGCCGAACTACCAGCGGCTCTTCCCGATCCGTATCGGGCACACGCTCAAAGAGATGTTCGAGTCCGATATGGCGGTGGAGGCCGAGGCCATCGACCGACTGCGTCAGGGCGCTGAGTACATGCGAAGCGTCTCCGACATCACCAGCGCGAAGCTCTTCGAAACCATCCTGGCCGACGAGGAGCACCACATCGACTACCTGGAGACCCAGCTCGCGCTGCTGGAGAAGCTCGGCGAGCAGCTCTACATCGCCCAGCTGGTCGAGCAGCCGAGCAGTTAA
- a CDS encoding triacylglycerol lipase, whose protein sequence is MKKRLISAVAALACGAGAVVAVAATGTAVSALGSCNADANGIYNAPSSVTSAPGTLLACRSVTLSQVPGSISMKAWQVQYASIDSNGNKVAVSGTVAVPTAAWTGKGSRPVIAFNPGTLGLGSQCAFSKQLAGAYQDEYEGDNIASFLKAGFAVAATDGIGYLNGQVHPYVVGANAGHAMLDIARTSTQIPGDGLTAGLQVGLSGYSEGGQASLWAAQLAASYAPDLNVVGDAAGGVPGDLKLTASQLEGGPFFGFLADAVVGIITSHPSFPVNQYINSTGTSAFAQAKTLCLLGTLAAFAGGKVENFTTQGLTLDQLYALADPSGYTVSQYLDSQKLGVNIGKPGSGAQYTIKFPVFQYRGAAEEVINTKTENATRDAYCKAGIQTQWNQGYLAEHLTTDNNAIPDVTKFFTDRFNGASFSNNCWLPSI, encoded by the coding sequence GTGAAGAAACGGTTAATTTCCGCCGTTGCAGCGCTCGCTTGCGGTGCGGGCGCGGTAGTAGCGGTTGCAGCCACTGGGACGGCTGTATCCGCGCTCGGCTCATGTAACGCCGATGCGAACGGCATCTACAACGCGCCCAGCAGCGTCACCAGCGCTCCGGGCACTCTGCTGGCCTGCCGGTCGGTAACGCTCAGCCAGGTGCCGGGCAGCATCTCGATGAAGGCCTGGCAGGTCCAGTACGCCTCTATCGACTCCAACGGCAACAAGGTCGCCGTCTCCGGCACCGTCGCCGTTCCGACGGCAGCCTGGACCGGCAAGGGCAGCCGTCCGGTCATCGCCTTCAACCCGGGCACGCTGGGCCTCGGCTCGCAGTGCGCCTTCTCCAAGCAGCTCGCCGGCGCCTACCAGGACGAGTACGAGGGCGACAACATCGCCTCCTTCCTGAAGGCCGGCTTCGCAGTCGCCGCCACCGACGGCATCGGCTACCTCAACGGCCAGGTTCACCCCTACGTCGTTGGCGCCAACGCCGGGCACGCGATGCTCGACATCGCCCGCACCTCCACCCAGATCCCGGGCGACGGCCTCACCGCCGGACTCCAGGTCGGACTCTCCGGTTACTCCGAGGGTGGCCAGGCGTCGCTCTGGGCGGCCCAGCTCGCGGCGAGCTACGCGCCTGACCTCAACGTCGTCGGCGACGCCGCCGGTGGCGTCCCGGGTGACCTGAAGCTGACCGCTTCTCAGCTCGAGGGTGGCCCGTTCTTCGGCTTCCTGGCTGACGCGGTCGTCGGCATCATCACCTCGCACCCGTCGTTCCCGGTGAACCAGTACATCAACAGCACCGGTACGTCGGCCTTCGCTCAGGCCAAGACCCTCTGCCTCCTCGGCACCCTGGCCGCCTTCGCCGGCGGCAAGGTGGAGAACTTCACCACCCAGGGTCTGACGCTGGACCAGCTGTACGCATTGGCCGACCCGAGCGGTTACACGGTTAGCCAGTACCTGGACAGCCAGAAGCTCGGCGTGAACATCGGCAAGCCGGGTTCGGGCGCGCAGTACACGATCAAGTTCCCGGTCTTCCAGTACCGCGGTGCGGCCGAAGAGGTCATCAACACCAAGACCGAGAACGCCACCCGTGACGCCTACTGCAAGGCTGGAATCCAGACCCAGTGGAACCAGGGCTACCTGGCCGAGCACCTCACCACTGACAACAACGCCATCCCGGACGTCACCAAGTTCTTCACCGACCGGTTCAACGGCGCGTCCTTCAGCAACAACTGCTGGCTCCCGTCGATCTGA
- a CDS encoding 5-methylcytosine-specific restriction endonuclease McrA — MSGTLVLNATYEPLCVVTLRRAVVLVLAEKAVMVEESGKSMHAERVTVPVPSVVRLSHFVRVPYRREIPLTRRAVLDRDEHTCVYCSAKADTIDHVRPRSRGGAHSWTNVVAACEKCNHRKGDRLLHELGWSLVGAPVQPPATVAVVLGWGKRDPLWQPYLTFDRVTAATA; from the coding sequence GTGTCAGGAACCCTGGTTCTGAACGCTACGTACGAGCCATTGTGTGTTGTGACACTGCGCCGTGCCGTCGTGTTGGTGCTCGCTGAGAAGGCGGTGATGGTGGAGGAGTCCGGCAAGTCGATGCACGCCGAACGAGTCACCGTCCCCGTCCCATCGGTGGTCCGCCTCTCCCACTTCGTCCGGGTGCCGTATCGCCGCGAGATCCCGCTGACCAGACGGGCCGTGCTCGATCGCGACGAGCACACCTGCGTCTACTGCAGCGCCAAGGCCGACACCATCGACCACGTCCGGCCCCGGTCACGGGGCGGCGCGCACAGCTGGACGAATGTTGTCGCGGCCTGCGAGAAGTGCAACCACCGCAAGGGCGACCGGCTGCTGCATGAGCTCGGCTGGAGCCTCGTCGGGGCGCCGGTGCAGCCGCCAGCCACGGTGGCGGTGGTGCTGGGCTGGGGCAAGCGGGACCCGCTCTGGCAGCCCTACCTGACGTTCGACCGGGTGACCGCAGCCACCGCCTAG
- a CDS encoding Glycosyl transferase family 2, with protein MTRRPLVSVLVPTYNGERYLDAALSCLQEQTYRNLEVLIRDDGSTDATAEIAARYTDTDPRFHYVVAPSNSGSTGNMIELLKLASGEYIKVLNQDDLLAPRCIERLLQPMLRDPAIVLSSSRRRLIDANGDVLPDTMFSEPLAETDSRMDGRDLIRHVIRSVNNQIGEPSTVLFRNGLIEPEETFTIDGVTYLVNNDIALWFKLLMHGDAYYRVAPLSSFRLHDEQRSADVHEFVTGTCEWPHLIEAAVRRGVIRPGLEVEMVVRLHALWLGAMPERLAPLPTEERAHEEARTAACIEHLLRLMALTPADLQSGRQSDLQGIAG; from the coding sequence ATGACTCGACGCCCCCTGGTCAGCGTGCTGGTGCCCACCTACAACGGGGAGCGCTACCTCGACGCGGCACTGAGCTGCCTGCAGGAGCAGACCTATCGCAACCTCGAGGTGCTGATCCGCGATGACGGGTCCACCGACGCCACCGCCGAGATCGCTGCCCGATACACCGATACCGATCCCCGGTTCCACTACGTGGTGGCCCCCAGCAATTCCGGATCCACTGGAAACATGATCGAGTTGCTGAAGCTGGCCTCCGGGGAGTACATCAAGGTGCTCAACCAGGATGACCTCCTCGCACCGCGCTGCATCGAGCGCTTGCTGCAGCCGATGCTGCGCGACCCGGCAATCGTTCTCTCGAGCTCGAGGCGCCGCCTCATCGACGCCAACGGCGACGTACTACCCGACACCATGTTCTCCGAGCCGCTCGCCGAGACCGACTCCCGCATGGATGGGCGCGACCTGATCCGGCACGTCATCCGGTCGGTCAACAACCAGATCGGCGAGCCGAGTACGGTGCTGTTCCGCAACGGCCTCATCGAGCCCGAGGAGACGTTCACGATCGACGGCGTGACCTACCTGGTCAACAACGACATCGCCCTCTGGTTCAAGCTGCTGATGCACGGCGACGCCTACTACCGGGTAGCGCCGCTGAGCAGCTTCCGCCTGCACGACGAACAACGGTCGGCCGACGTGCACGAGTTCGTCACCGGCACCTGTGAGTGGCCGCATCTCATCGAGGCGGCGGTACGCCGTGGAGTCATCCGGCCCGGGCTGGAGGTGGAGATGGTCGTGCGGCTGCACGCACTATGGCTCGGTGCGATGCCAGAGCGACTGGCGCCGCTCCCAACCGAGGAGCGTGCGCATGAAGAGGCCCGCACCGCCGCCTGCATCGAGCACCTGCTCCGACTGATGGCGCTAACCCCAGCCGACCTGCAATCCGGTCGGCAATCGGACCTGCAGGGCATCGCCGGCTAG